The window ACTTGCCGCGCTGCTTGACGAACTGGAGTCGGATCGCGTCTAGCGCAAGAAGGCGTGGGCGGGGGACGCGCCCGAAAAGACCCGGCAGGCGGTTTGCGCGTTCGCCAATGATTTGCCCAACCATCGCCAACCAGGAATCGTGTTCATAGGGGCCAATAACGATGGCAGCGTTGCCAACATCGACGTCACCGACAAGCTCCTACAAACGCTTTCCGATATAAAAACGGATGGCAAAACTGTACCGCCACCGACTCTCACGGTCGAAAAACGTGTGGTCAAAGGATCTCCCTTGGCGGTCGTGACGGTATGGCCCGCGCCGAGGCATGGCGAGTGCGCAGGACGAACGAATCCTGAACGAAAAGCGCCGCTACCGCGATGCTCATTTCGAGGCGTATCCAGTTCAACAATGCACGTTGGAAGATCTTAGCCGGCCCATCTTCGAACAAGAGTATCTGCCCCAGGCGGTCGCGCCCGACGTATTGGACGCCAGCGCTCGCAGTTACGAAGAGCGGCTGGCTTCCTGTGGAATGATTGCTTCGGCCGCCGAACCGATACCTACAGTGCTTGGTTTGCTCGTTTGCGGCATATCCCCACGAACGTGGCTTCCTGGAAATTACATCCAATTTCTACGCATTCAAGGCACACAACTCTCGGACCCGGTCGTCGACGAAGCGGAGATAGACGGCACGATCGGCATGATGTTGCGCCGCCTGGACGAGAAACTCGCCGCCCATCTCACTACGGGTGTCGATTTCACATCGCAGGATCGCGAGGTTCGTACCAGTCCTTATCCATTGGTGGCGCTCCAGCAACTGACTCGAAACGCCGTCCTGCACCGCACCTATGAAAACACCAACGCTCCGGTACGGGTGTACTGGTTCGATGACCGCATCGAGATCAACAATACGGGAGGCCCCTACGGGAGCATCACCGCCCAGAATTTCGGTAAACCCGGCTTGGCCGACTACCGCAATCCGCAACTGGCCGCGGCATTCAAGGTGCTCGGATATGCGCAGCGCTTCGGGGCTGGAATTACCCTCGCACGCCAAGCGCTGGAAAAAAACGGCAATCCGCCACTGGAATTTCAGATCGAGCCGAATTTTGTAGTGGCGATCATCAGGAGAGCCCCGTGAGCGTTCCTGTCCTCACCTTCTTCAACAACAATGGCGGCGTGGGTAAGACTTCGCTCGTGTTCCACCTTGCCTGGATGCTATCCGAGATGGGCAAGCGTGTCGTGGCAATCGACCTCGACCCTCAAGCCAACCTCACGTCGGCTTTTTTGCCGGAAGACGAACTTGAAATTCTATGGGACCCGGACGACAACTCCCAACGTAACAGCACCATCTACCAATGCGTTCGGCCGCTGACGGAAGTCGGCGACATCCTTGCTCCGCAAACGCAACGAGTCAGTTCCCGGCTGCACTTGGTGCCGGGGGATCTCGGGCTGGCTGGGTTCGAGGATTTCCTCTCGCAGGAATGGCCCAACGCACTTGGATCCGGCGGCCTGTACCGTCCGTTTCGTATCTTGTCGTCGTTTTGGCAGATCGCGCAGATGGCCGCTCAGCAACACGGCGCAGACATCATTCTCGCGGACGTCGGTCCCAATCTCGGCGCGATAAACCGCTCCGCCTTGATCGGCTCAGACCACGTGGTGATTCCGCTCGCCGCCGATCTCTTCTCCTTGCAAGGGCTGCGCAACCTCGGCCCCACGTTGTGGGCCTGGCGGGTGGACTGGAGAAAACGGGTGGACAACTGGACCGTCCCGGCATTTGCGCTGCCTTCCGGATCGATGCGGCCCGCGGGCTACATCCTCATGCAACACGGCGAGCGGTTGTCCCGCCCTGTCCAGGCTTACAAGAAGTGGGCGGACCGAATTCCGGAGACCTATAGACAAAGCGTATTGAACCAGTCAATCTCGCCGAACGTGCCACCCACCGATGGCGATTGCCTAGCCAGGCTCAAGCACTACCGCAGCCTCGTGCCTATGGCGCAAGAGGTACGCAAGCCCATCTTTCAACTTACGGCAGCCGATGGCGCTATCGGCAGCCATTCCTACGCGGCCAAGGATGCCTGGAACGACTTCAAGGCATTAGCCGTGGCTATTCTAGAACGCATTGGGCCGCAAGAATAAACGGCCTGGCCATGGCTCGGCAACATAAGAAGAAGGCCTACGCAGCGAATCCGGGCAGCGCGATTTGATGATGCATATCAAGCATGGCAGACTCCTGTCCGAGACGCGCCGCTTCGTCCCGGTACAGGGATGTTCTGCTAACCGGTGCCAGGATCGATTACCCCGGCCGTCGCACTGCTCATCAATCTCCTGGCGCCAAAAGAATCTAAGGACGTGAAACTGGGCGCACGAACGCGAACGAGCCGTTCCTGAACTCGCCCGCCCAAACGACTTTAGCGGGCACCAGTGTAGAGAAGACATCTCCCGCGGACGCCACAACCTTCAGTGACACGGGTTCGGCCGCGCACCAGTCGCCCGAGAATGGTATCTGGTTGACGAATATCTTTCCCTTTATTTGTACCGGATAGTTCAACGTTCCTGCCACTGCCGCACATGGGAGTGCTCCGGATTTGACTTCGGCGACGACGACCGGCTGGCCATTCACGA of the Betaproteobacteria bacterium genome contains:
- a CDS encoding ParA family protein; the protein is MSVPVLTFFNNNGGVGKTSLVFHLAWMLSEMGKRVVAIDLDPQANLTSAFLPEDELEILWDPDDNSQRNSTIYQCVRPLTEVGDILAPQTQRVSSRLHLVPGDLGLAGFEDFLSQEWPNALGSGGLYRPFRILSSFWQIAQMAAQQHGADIILADVGPNLGAINRSALIGSDHVVIPLAADLFSLQGLRNLGPTLWAWRVDWRKRVDNWTVPAFALPSGSMRPAGYILMQHGERLSRPVQAYKKWADRIPETYRQSVLNQSISPNVPPTDGDCLARLKHYRSLVPMAQEVRKPIFQLTAADGAIGSHSYAAKDAWNDFKALAVAILERIGPQE